The Pyrenophora tritici-repentis strain M4 chromosome 8, whole genome shotgun sequence genome contains a region encoding:
- a CDS encoding Phox proteiny (PX) domain protein, producing MEPARFETGASSSSPSPARHDGAKAATALQDDGTRVDVVSPPYWQQQHQRHSYLSTYSADGHPTPISLEDHTDEGSDHCKVLWAKGVTIDDYVVVSGSAPGLGAYVVWNCTVETLDGGPMKIRKRYSEFEDLHTKLLKTFPDAAASLPQFPPKSVISRFRPRFLEKRKHGLSYFLNCVLLNPQFAGSPVLKDFLFS from the exons ATGGAGCCGGCGAGGTTTGAAACGGGAgcctcgtcgtcgtcgccatCGCCAGCCCGCCATGATGGGGCAAAAGCCGCCACTGCCCTGCAAGACGACGGCACCAGGGTTGATGTGGTTTCGCCTCCGTACTGGCAGCAACAGCATCAGCGCCACAGCTACCTGAGCACGTATTCGGCCGATGGCCACCCCACGCCCATCAGCCTCGAAGACCACACGGACGAGGGCTCCGACCACTGCAAGGTGCTCTGGGCCAAAGGCGTCACGATTGATGATTACGTCGTCGTCAGCGGAAGTGCGCCTGGGCTTGGGGCATACGTTGTCTGGAACTGTACCGTTGAGACGCTCGAT GGTGGACCCATGAAGATCCGAAAGAG ATACTCGGAGTTTGAGGACCTGCACACCAAGCTACTCAAGACATTCCCCGATGCCGCTGCCTCACTGCCGCAATTTCCCCCCAAATCAGTCATAT CTCGGTTCCGCCCACGTTTTCTGGAAAAGCGGAAACACGGGCTTTCGTACTTTCTAAA CTGCGTTCTGCTCAACCCCCAGTTTGCCGGGTCACCAGTCCTCAAGGACTTTTTGTTCTCGTGA